The proteins below are encoded in one region of Aequorivita iocasae:
- a CDS encoding DUF4290 domain-containing protein, with translation MIQEVAQIEYNTERPKLIIPEYGRHIQKMVDHAIATEDKEERNKIAKSIIAVMGNLNPHLRDVPDFQPMLWDQLFIISDFKLDVDSPFPIPSREELMERPEPLSYPQNHPKYRFYGNNIKRMIDVANSWEDGDKKEGLILTIANHMKKCFLNWNKDTVEDEVIFEHLFELSGGKINLKNSDEDLSNASDLMKNKKRFNTNSSNKKNYKSNNRNRKRY, from the coding sequence TTGATACAAGAAGTAGCACAAATAGAATATAATACAGAGCGCCCAAAATTGATTATTCCTGAGTACGGCCGCCACATCCAAAAAATGGTAGACCACGCCATCGCCACCGAAGACAAAGAAGAGCGCAATAAAATTGCCAAAAGCATAATAGCGGTTATGGGCAACCTTAACCCGCACCTTCGCGATGTGCCAGACTTTCAACCGATGCTTTGGGACCAACTTTTTATAATTTCAGATTTTAAACTTGATGTAGATTCTCCTTTCCCAATTCCTTCCCGTGAAGAATTGATGGAAAGGCCAGAACCTTTAAGCTATCCGCAAAACCATCCTAAATATCGTTTTTATGGAAACAATATAAAGCGGATGATTGATGTGGCAAACAGTTGGGAGGATGGCGATAAAAAAGAGGGACTTATCCTTACCATTGCCAATCACATGAAAAAGTGTTTTCTAAACTGGAACAAGGACACAGTAGAGGACGAGGTTATCTTTGAACATCTTTTTGAACTTTCCGGCGGTAAGATAAATCTTAAGAACAGCGATGAAGATCTGAGCAACGCTTCCGATTTGATGAAAAATAAAAAGCGTTTCAACACCAACTCTTCCAACAAGAAAAATTACAAATCAAATAACCGCAACCGCAAGCGTTATTAA
- a CDS encoding DUF493 family protein: MDQEKNTEEFYDRLKKQLEEDTTWPSPYLFKFIVPASLEKIAEIEAIFDGTDAEITTRDSSKGTYSSISIKVTMDSPDDVVKKYLEVSKVEGVISL; encoded by the coding sequence ATGGATCAAGAAAAAAATACTGAAGAATTTTACGATAGATTAAAAAAACAACTTGAAGAAGATACCACCTGGCCTTCCCCTTATCTGTTTAAGTTTATAGTACCCGCCAGCTTGGAAAAAATAGCGGAAATAGAAGCTATTTTTGACGGTACCGACGCCGAAATAACAACCCGCGATTCATCAAAAGGAACCTATTCCAGCATTTCAATAAAAGTTACGATGGATTCACCCGATGACGTCGTAAAAAAATATCTTGAAGTTTCCAAGGTTGAAGGTGTTATTTCACTTTAA
- a CDS encoding AAA family ATPase translates to MDTKRIVITGGPGSGKTALINYLEKEGYPVMHEISRDVILEAQKEGIEQLFLENPILFSEKLLEGRLKQFHEGKKFTAPILFYDRGMPDVTAYMDFVATHYPENFCETCKKYRYDEIFVLPPWEEIYEQDNERYESFEQAEKIFNFLKKGYENYGYKIHEVPVGTIKDRVENILNHLKNTP, encoded by the coding sequence TTGGACACGAAAAGAATTGTAATTACCGGCGGGCCCGGCTCAGGAAAAACGGCACTTATTAATTATTTGGAAAAAGAAGGTTATCCAGTAATGCACGAAATTTCAAGGGATGTAATTCTTGAAGCACAAAAGGAAGGGATTGAACAATTGTTTTTGGAGAACCCTATTCTATTCAGTGAAAAATTACTGGAAGGCAGGTTGAAGCAATTTCACGAAGGAAAAAAATTTACAGCCCCCATCCTATTTTATGACCGCGGTATGCCTGACGTCACAGCCTATATGGACTTTGTGGCTACCCATTATCCAGAAAACTTTTGTGAAACTTGCAAGAAGTACAGATATGATGAAATATTTGTTCTCCCCCCCTGGGAAGAAATATATGAACAGGACAACGAGCGTTACGAATCCTTTGAACAGGCCGAGAAGATATTTAATTTCCTTAAAAAAGGTTATGAAAATTATGGCTATAAAATTCACGAAGTACCCGTGGGCACTATTAAAGATAGAGTTGAAAATATTCTGAATCACCTTAAAAATACGCCTTGA
- a CDS encoding RecQ family ATP-dependent DNA helicase, protein MINVRDILTKYWGYTSFKPMQEEIIESVIDGKDTVALLPTGGGKSLCFQVPALATDGLCIVVSPLVALMGDQVNALKERGIKALKLTGGISFEELNTLLDNALYGNYKFLYLSPERLQQEIVQNYIKQMNVNLIAVDEAHCISQWGNDFRPAYKNITLLREIHPLVPIIALTATATPEVLEDTISELKMEFPAVFRNSFVRENLSYQVYKEEDKLYKTEQLLKTNKGAAIVYVRNRKGTIEISEQLHSLGISATFYHGGISAKEKAQKLQSWRNGTVSTMVATNAFGMGIDHANVRFVIHLQIPESLESYFQEAGRAGRDGEYAAAVLLYNEYDKIYVKQQFVESLPTTSDLKNIYRTLSNYFQISYGEGEFTKHNFGFSEFCKTYNLNTLLAYNALNSLDRLGIIQLSQEFGRKSIVQFLISSEKVLQYFEQDTKVSVIGKTILRIYGGIFEMPTAINLDLIVTKTGQTIETVISVLKKMERDQVVEMALQITDATLTFLVPREDDKTINVISREVEALNRKKKAQVNSVLNYIANTKTCRSVQLVSYFGETTASNCGICSVCKTQTSKFSKTDMQQLAGQILTLLEESELTSREISEKLTFAETDILKVLRLLMDTEKISANPKKQYYLN, encoded by the coding sequence TTGATAAATGTCCGCGACATCCTAACCAAATACTGGGGTTATACTTCCTTCAAACCAATGCAGGAAGAAATAATCGAGTCTGTAATTGACGGGAAGGATACTGTGGCACTTTTACCCACAGGCGGCGGAAAATCGTTGTGTTTTCAAGTTCCTGCTTTAGCAACTGATGGCCTTTGTATAGTTGTTTCACCTTTAGTGGCATTGATGGGCGATCAGGTAAATGCATTGAAGGAGCGCGGAATAAAGGCGCTTAAATTAACTGGCGGAATTTCTTTTGAAGAACTGAACACACTTTTGGACAACGCGCTTTACGGAAACTATAAATTCCTTTACCTCTCTCCAGAACGACTTCAGCAGGAAATAGTCCAGAATTACATCAAGCAGATGAACGTGAATTTAATCGCAGTTGATGAAGCACACTGTATTTCGCAATGGGGAAATGATTTTCGGCCGGCCTACAAAAACATTACCTTGCTTCGGGAAATACATCCCTTAGTTCCCATCATAGCACTTACCGCTACAGCAACACCCGAAGTTTTGGAAGATACCATTTCAGAATTAAAAATGGAGTTTCCGGCGGTTTTCAGAAATTCCTTCGTTCGCGAAAATCTATCCTATCAAGTTTATAAGGAAGAAGACAAACTCTACAAAACCGAACAATTGCTAAAAACAAACAAAGGTGCTGCAATTGTGTACGTACGGAATAGAAAAGGAACCATTGAAATAAGCGAACAACTGCATAGTTTAGGCATTTCGGCTACATTTTATCACGGGGGAATTTCCGCAAAGGAAAAAGCACAAAAATTACAATCCTGGCGCAACGGTACTGTTTCCACAATGGTCGCCACCAACGCTTTTGGAATGGGCATTGATCATGCCAATGTGCGCTTTGTTATCCATCTTCAAATTCCCGAAAGCCTGGAGAGTTATTTTCAGGAAGCGGGACGCGCGGGACGCGATGGCGAATATGCCGCTGCGGTGCTTCTATATAATGAGTACGACAAAATATATGTAAAGCAGCAATTTGTGGAATCGTTGCCAACAACTTCAGATTTGAAAAATATTTACCGAACGCTGAGCAATTATTTTCAAATTTCCTACGGCGAAGGGGAATTCACAAAACACAATTTTGGTTTTTCAGAATTTTGCAAAACTTACAACCTGAATACTCTATTGGCATACAATGCACTCAACAGTTTGGACCGCTTGGGAATTATTCAACTTTCGCAGGAGTTTGGACGAAAATCCATTGTCCAGTTTTTGATTTCTTCTGAAAAAGTGCTTCAATATTTTGAACAGGACACAAAGGTTTCTGTCATTGGCAAAACAATACTTCGCATATACGGAGGAATTTTTGAAATGCCCACAGCTATTAATCTGGATTTAATCGTGACCAAAACGGGACAAACCATTGAAACCGTAATTTCAGTCCTAAAAAAGATGGAGCGCGACCAGGTTGTGGAAATGGCGCTGCAAATAACCGACGCCACACTCACCTTTTTGGTTCCGAGAGAAGATGATAAAACCATTAACGTAATTTCACGCGAGGTAGAAGCGCTAAATCGTAAGAAAAAGGCACAGGTTAATTCTGTTCTTAATTATATTGCGAATACAAAAACCTGTCGAAGCGTGCAGCTTGTTTCCTATTTTGGTGAAACCACTGCTTCAAACTGCGGCATTTGTTCGGTGTGCAAAACGCAAACTTCAAAATTTTCAAAAACGGATATGCAACAATTGGCAGGACAGATTTTGACCTTGCTTGAAGAATCGGAATTAACTTCGCGAGAGATTTCAGAAAAACTTACTTTTGCCGAAACTGATATTCTGAAAGTACTCCGTTTACTTATGGACACCGAGAAAATCAGTGCCAATCCAAAAAAACAGTATTATTTAAATTGA
- the fmt gene encoding methionyl-tRNA formyltransferase: MQNDLRIVFMGTPEFAVGVLKEMMGAGKNIVGVITAPDRPAGRGRKLMASAVKEYAVSQNLKVLQPTNLKDASFIKELKKLNANLQVVVAFRMLPKVVWQMPELGTFNLHASLLPQYRGAAPINWAIINNEEKTGVTTFFIDEKIDTGSIIANKEVTIEENETAETLHDKLMGKGSKLVLETLELIEKGKANPVPQPETSNLKEAPKLTPENTRIDWTKKGEEIDAFIRGLSPYPVAWTILHNNNEELKTKIYSASFERSEQNLKPGRILTSKKEVKVSCADGFIIINEIQLPGKRKMEISSLLNGYSFDEDSKLS; the protein is encoded by the coding sequence ATGCAGAACGATTTAAGAATAGTATTTATGGGAACCCCTGAGTTTGCAGTGGGGGTTTTAAAAGAAATGATGGGAGCCGGCAAAAATATTGTGGGAGTAATCACAGCACCAGATAGACCAGCTGGCCGTGGCAGAAAACTGATGGCCTCTGCAGTGAAGGAATATGCTGTTTCCCAAAATTTAAAAGTATTGCAGCCCACAAATTTAAAAGACGCGTCATTTATAAAGGAATTAAAAAAATTAAATGCCAATCTTCAGGTGGTCGTAGCTTTTAGAATGCTTCCCAAAGTGGTTTGGCAGATGCCGGAATTGGGCACTTTTAATCTTCACGCATCGCTACTTCCACAATATAGAGGTGCGGCACCTATAAATTGGGCCATTATTAATAATGAAGAGAAGACGGGCGTTACCACTTTCTTTATTGATGAAAAGATTGACACGGGTTCCATTATTGCCAACAAGGAAGTAACTATAGAAGAGAATGAAACCGCGGAAACGCTTCACGATAAACTAATGGGCAAAGGAAGCAAGCTGGTTTTAGAAACACTTGAATTGATTGAGAAAGGAAAAGCAAACCCAGTACCTCAGCCCGAGACAAGCAATCTGAAAGAAGCACCAAAACTCACTCCAGAAAACACGCGCATTGACTGGACAAAAAAAGGAGAGGAAATTGATGCTTTTATTCGAGGGCTTTCCCCCTATCCTGTTGCGTGGACTATTCTTCATAATAATAATGAAGAATTAAAGACAAAAATTTATAGCGCAAGCTTTGAGAGAAGTGAGCAAAATTTAAAACCTGGCAGGATTCTAACTTCCAAAAAAGAGGTAAAGGTATCCTGTGCAGATGGATTCATTATTATTAATGAAATACAACTTCCCGGAAAACGCAAGATGGAGATTTCTTCACTTTTAAATGGTTATTCTTTTGATGAAGATTCCAAGCTATCGTAA
- a CDS encoding HU family DNA-binding protein — protein sequence MNKSDLIDAMAADAGITKAAAKKALESFLGNVQKSLKKGNRVSLVGFGSWSVSKRAAREGRNPQTGKTIKIAAKKVVKFKAGSDLQNSVN from the coding sequence ATGAACAAATCAGATTTAATCGATGCAATGGCAGCTGATGCCGGAATTACAAAAGCTGCTGCTAAGAAAGCTTTAGAGTCTTTCTTGGGCAACGTTCAAAAATCCCTTAAGAAAGGTAACAGAGTATCACTTGTAGGATTCGGATCTTGGTCAGTATCAAAAAGAGCTGCTAGAGAAGGTAGAAACCCTCAAACTGGTAAAACCATTAAAATTGCTGCTAAAAAAGTAGTTAAATTCAAAGCTGGTTCAGATTTACAAAACAGCGTAAACTAA
- a CDS encoding YqgE/AlgH family protein → MTTLKPAKGLLLVAEPSIIGDVSFNRSVVLLAEYNESGSVGFILNKPLPYKLRDFVPEINSKLPVFNGGPVEQDNLYFIHCIPEIIPDSIEISNGIYWGGDFSAIIDLLKDDKLNKNQIRFFLGYSGWESEQLEQELEVNSWVVVPNNYNNAIIGKTNINFWKEKMIEFGGDYILWSNAPENPSFN, encoded by the coding sequence ATGACCACCTTAAAACCAGCCAAAGGACTTTTATTGGTCGCAGAACCTTCTATTATTGGAGACGTTTCCTTTAATCGTTCTGTGGTGCTTTTGGCAGAGTATAATGAAAGTGGGTCTGTGGGTTTTATTCTCAACAAACCCTTGCCGTACAAGCTTCGAGACTTTGTGCCAGAGATAAATTCCAAACTTCCCGTTTTTAATGGCGGCCCTGTTGAGCAGGATAATTTATATTTTATCCATTGCATTCCAGAGATTATTCCAGATAGTATTGAAATTTCTAATGGTATTTATTGGGGTGGTGATTTTAGCGCCATAATCGATTTATTAAAAGACGACAAATTGAATAAAAACCAGATACGTTTCTTTCTCGGTTATTCAGGTTGGGAAAGTGAGCAATTGGAGCAGGAACTGGAAGTAAACAGTTGGGTGGTAGTCCCCAATAATTACAATAATGCAATTATCGGCAAAACGAATATTAATTTTTGGAAAGAAAAAATGATTGAGTTTGGGGGAGATTACATTTTGTGGTCCAACGCTCCCGAAAACCCAAGTTTTAATTAA
- a CDS encoding aminotransferase class IV, producing the protein MVNLNGTLITAAKASVAIDNRGLNYGDAVFETVRFSSGKICFWEDHYFRLMASMRILRMEIPMNFTMEFLEEELLRTINSSQNHKNSFRIKLLVWRQTGGKYTPKTNDVQYVISCEKLKTPFYELNEANCEIELFKDHYINSGLLSTLKTNNRLINILGSIYAKENDYENCLLLNENKQIVEALNGNIFIVLGNKIKTPPLTDGCLNGIIRKQLIAIIKLIPDFSLEEASISPFELQKADEFFITNTIQGIVPVTKYRKKEFVKETAKVLLQKLNLKARMG; encoded by the coding sequence ATGGTAAATTTAAACGGAACGTTAATAACTGCCGCTAAGGCATCAGTGGCTATAGATAATAGAGGGTTAAACTACGGCGATGCCGTTTTTGAAACCGTGCGCTTTTCTTCAGGAAAAATATGTTTTTGGGAAGACCATTATTTTCGGTTGATGGCGTCCATGCGAATTCTGCGAATGGAAATTCCCATGAATTTTACGATGGAATTTTTAGAGGAAGAACTATTGCGGACCATCAATTCTTCACAGAACCACAAGAATTCATTTCGTATAAAGCTACTTGTTTGGAGGCAAACCGGGGGAAAGTATACCCCAAAAACCAATGACGTGCAATATGTTATTTCTTGTGAAAAACTTAAAACTCCATTTTATGAGTTAAACGAAGCAAATTGTGAAATTGAACTTTTTAAAGACCATTACATTAATTCGGGCTTATTGTCAACGTTGAAGACAAACAATAGGCTAATAAATATCTTGGGAAGTATTTACGCCAAAGAAAACGATTACGAAAACTGTCTATTGCTGAATGAAAACAAGCAAATTGTTGAGGCGCTGAACGGAAATATTTTTATAGTCTTAGGCAATAAAATTAAAACTCCGCCACTTACGGATGGTTGTTTAAACGGAATTATTCGCAAACAGCTTATCGCTATCATAAAATTAATCCCAGATTTTTCACTTGAGGAAGCCTCCATTTCGCCTTTTGAACTACAAAAAGCAGATGAATTTTTTATCACAAATACCATTCAGGGAATTGTTCCGGTAACAAAATATAGAAAAAAGGAATTTGTAAAGGAAACAGCGAAGGTATTACTGCAAAAGCTGAATTTAAAGGCTAGAATGGGTTAA
- a CDS encoding START-like domain-containing protein, whose amino-acid sequence MEDKIKYEMEFPIQVSPSLLYQYISTPSGLSEWYADNVNSRGEYYTFIWAESEERAKLLSKKSPERIKFRWVEDEGEDFYFELRIQVDEITKDVSLMVTDFAEEDEVEEGKMLWENMISNLKSILGSV is encoded by the coding sequence ATGGAAGATAAAATAAAATATGAAATGGAATTTCCCATTCAGGTTTCCCCTTCGCTTTTATATCAGTATATATCAACGCCGTCCGGCCTCTCAGAATGGTACGCAGACAATGTAAATTCCCGGGGTGAATATTACACTTTTATTTGGGCTGAAAGCGAGGAACGGGCAAAGCTGCTGAGCAAAAAAAGCCCTGAGAGAATTAAATTTAGGTGGGTAGAAGATGAAGGGGAAGACTTCTATTTTGAACTCCGCATTCAGGTTGACGAAATTACCAAAGATGTTTCATTGATGGTTACCGATTTTGCCGAAGAAGACGAAGTAGAAGAAGGGAAAATGCTTTGGGAAAACATGATCTCCAATTTAAAGTCAATTTTGGGTTCAGTCTAA
- the hisS gene encoding histidine--tRNA ligase, translating to MSKKPSIPKGTRDFNPEEVTRRNYIFNVIKETFSLFGFQPIETPSFENSETLMGKYGEEGDRLIFKILNSGDFLSKVNEKLYSEKDSNKITSKISEKALRYDLTVPFARYVVQHQNEITFPFKRYQIQPVWRADRPQKGRFREFFQCDADVVGSTSLWQEVEFVQLYDAVFNKLGLKDVAIKINNRKVLSGIAETIGAEDRLIDFTVALDKLDKIGEEGVKREMREKGISDEALQKLQPLFSFKGNNEEKLNSLKDLLRGSQMGMKGVKELEFITENIEVLGLQTASLNIDVTLARGLNYYTGAIFEVAAPAEVSMGSIGGGGRYDDLTGIFGLKEMSGVGISFGLDRIYLVLEELNLFPETVSQNSKALFINFGEKEALYAMKAITGLRNAGIKTELYPDATKMGKQMGYADKRNIPFTVLAGEKEMNAQSFTLKNMKSGDQSQVSFTELSQILSE from the coding sequence TTGTCTAAAAAACCATCCATCCCAAAAGGTACGCGCGATTTCAATCCTGAAGAAGTTACGCGTCGCAATTATATTTTCAATGTAATTAAGGAAACATTTTCATTGTTCGGGTTTCAACCCATTGAAACGCCTTCCTTTGAAAACAGTGAAACCTTGATGGGAAAATATGGCGAAGAGGGCGACCGATTGATTTTTAAGATTTTGAACAGTGGCGATTTTCTTTCCAAAGTAAACGAGAAATTATATTCCGAAAAAGATAGTAATAAAATAACTTCAAAAATTTCTGAAAAAGCCCTCCGCTACGACCTAACAGTTCCTTTTGCTCGCTATGTAGTGCAACACCAAAACGAAATCACCTTTCCCTTTAAACGCTACCAAATACAACCTGTATGGCGTGCCGACCGACCTCAAAAAGGTCGTTTCCGTGAGTTTTTTCAGTGTGATGCAGATGTGGTGGGCTCCACTTCACTTTGGCAGGAAGTAGAATTTGTACAATTGTACGATGCTGTTTTCAACAAACTCGGTCTAAAGGATGTGGCCATTAAAATCAACAACCGAAAAGTATTGAGTGGTATAGCAGAAACCATTGGCGCCGAAGACAGATTGATTGACTTTACGGTGGCTTTGGACAAGCTCGATAAAATAGGGGAGGAAGGCGTGAAAAGGGAAATGCGCGAAAAAGGTATTTCTGATGAAGCACTCCAAAAACTGCAACCATTGTTTTCTTTTAAAGGAAACAATGAAGAAAAGTTGAATTCCCTAAAAGATTTACTTAGGGGCTCACAAATGGGAATGAAAGGCGTAAAAGAGTTAGAGTTTATTACAGAAAATATTGAAGTGCTCGGCCTACAGACAGCCTCTCTGAATATTGACGTTACGCTTGCGCGCGGATTGAATTATTACACGGGTGCTATTTTTGAAGTCGCGGCTCCTGCCGAAGTAAGTATGGGCAGTATTGGCGGCGGCGGAAGATATGATGACCTAACCGGAATTTTTGGATTGAAGGAGATGAGTGGGGTGGGAATCTCATTTGGGTTGGACCGTATTTATTTGGTTTTGGAAGAGTTGAATCTTTTTCCCGAAACGGTTTCACAAAACAGTAAGGCACTTTTTATAAATTTTGGAGAGAAGGAAGCATTGTACGCTATGAAGGCAATAACTGGTTTGCGCAATGCTGGGATAAAAACTGAATTGTATCCCGATGCCACTAAAATGGGTAAGCAAATGGGCTATGCCGATAAAAGAAATATTCCATTTACTGTACTGGCTGGCGAAAAAGAGATGAACGCTCAGTCTTTCACGCTTAAGAACATGAAAAGCGGTGACCAATCCCAAGTAAGCTTCACAGAATTAAGTCAAATACTTTCGGAATAG
- a CDS encoding ABC transporter permease, with amino-acid sequence MFSLFRENVRIALDSIKSQLLRTILTIVIIGIGIWALVGILSAVTALENTISGNFASMGANTFNIQQYEFSVQTNNSGEREKINPIISYNDVREFIDKYEFPHTQTSLSFQGTSTAEVKYGSEKTDPEVQIYGVNENYLENTGTEIDKGRNFTIFDIQNNNKVCLIGADFVKNLFENEDPINKTISIRGVKFKVIGLLESKGSTFGNNQDLKVLIPVQVARGIFTQPNINYNLSVKVDDKQMMEAAQDEAIITFRNIRGLNPVEENNFGIERSDDLINRIATITGYLEAAAWIISIITILGSSIALMNIMLVSVTERTREIGVRKALGAKRSTISTQFFMETIVIGQFGSVLGIILGILTGFAFAKIFKFDFTLPWAAIIWATIITFIVAIIAGSYPASKAARLDPIESLRYE; translated from the coding sequence ATGTTTTCACTTTTCCGGGAAAATGTTCGAATTGCGTTGGATTCCATTAAAAGCCAACTCTTAAGGACCATTCTTACTATTGTTATTATTGGAATTGGCATCTGGGCGCTTGTTGGCATTTTGAGTGCCGTGACGGCGCTTGAAAATACTATTTCGGGCAACTTTGCCTCCATGGGCGCCAATACTTTCAATATTCAGCAATACGAATTTTCGGTACAAACGAACAATAGTGGAGAAAGAGAAAAGATAAATCCTATTATTAGTTACAACGATGTTCGGGAGTTTATTGATAAATATGAATTTCCACACACCCAAACCTCCCTTTCTTTTCAAGGAACATCAACTGCCGAAGTAAAATACGGTTCCGAAAAAACCGATCCCGAAGTACAGATTTACGGTGTAAATGAAAACTATTTGGAAAACACCGGAACGGAAATTGACAAAGGTCGAAATTTCACCATTTTTGATATCCAGAATAATAATAAAGTATGTTTAATAGGCGCTGATTTTGTAAAAAACCTATTCGAAAATGAAGACCCCATAAACAAGACCATTAGCATTCGCGGGGTTAAATTTAAAGTAATCGGTTTGTTGGAATCAAAGGGGTCTACTTTTGGGAACAATCAGGATTTAAAGGTTTTGATTCCAGTTCAGGTGGCTCGCGGCATTTTTACACAGCCCAATATTAATTACAACTTAAGTGTAAAGGTTGACGACAAACAAATGATGGAAGCCGCACAGGATGAAGCCATCATTACTTTCAGAAATATTCGCGGTTTGAATCCTGTGGAAGAAAATAATTTTGGCATTGAGCGTAGCGACGATTTAATAAACCGTATTGCAACGATTACGGGCTATTTGGAAGCAGCGGCTTGGATAATTAGCATTATAACCATTCTGGGATCTTCCATAGCATTAATGAATATTATGTTGGTTTCGGTTACGGAACGAACCCGGGAAATTGGTGTTCGCAAAGCTTTGGGAGCAAAACGTTCTACCATTTCTACCCAATTTTTTATGGAGACAATTGTTATTGGCCAATTTGGAAGTGTCCTCGGAATTATCCTCGGAATTTTAACCGGATTTGCATTTGCAAAAATCTTCAAATTTGATTTTACACTCCCGTGGGCCGCAATTATCTGGGCTACCATCATCACTTTTATAGTTGCAATAATTGCAGGCTCCTATCCTGCTTCCAAAGCGGCGCGATTGGACCCAATTGAAAGTTTGCGTTATGAATAA